In Scophthalmus maximus strain ysfricsl-2021 chromosome 5, ASM2237912v1, whole genome shotgun sequence, a single window of DNA contains:
- the tmie gene encoding transmembrane inner ear expressed protein isoform X2: MVGDQPVCPPHLLLRGWGAVLLSQCLSSAFSQIPDPELLPTDPPKKPDPVTSETVVFWGLRLWQVIGIFAVFGLAVVITLCCIFKCRIPRTKKEIEARHVQRQAAKKYANTLETVPPLNELTEIPGSAKVEEKEEVTTVSGKVDADKAEKKTKEGKKEGKGAKEGKGDESNASTKKKGEKGEGGASKKEDSEGRGRKAGEKGGKAGAQGGARKAQK; this comes from the exons ATGGTCGGGGATCAGCCTGTATGTCCACCTCACCTCCTGCTGCGGGGCTGGGGAGCAGTGCTGCTGTCTCAGTGCTTGTCCTCCGCGTTCTCCCAGATCCCGGACCCTGAG CTTTTACCTACAGATCCCCCAAAGAAGCCGGACCCTGTGACCTCCGAGACCGTTGTGTTCTGGGGGCTGAGGCTATGGCAGGTCATTGGCATCTTTGCAGTGTTTGGTTTGGCAGTTG TTATCACCCTGTGTTGTATATTCAAATGTCGAATCCCAAGGACCAAAAAGGAAATAGAGGCGCGGCACGTGCAAAGGCAGGCAGCGAAGAAATACGCCAACACATTAGAGACAGTGCCACCTCTGAACGAGCTGACCGAGATCCCAGGAT ctgcaaaagtagaagaaaaggaggaggtgacAACAGTGTCTGGGAAGGTGGATGCTGacaaagcagagaagaagacCAAGGAGGGCAAGAAGGAGGGCAAGGGTGCCAAAGAAGGGAAAGGAGATGAAAGCAATGCATCGACAAAGAAGAAGGGTGAAAAAGGTGAAGGGGGAGCATCCAAGAAAGAAGACAGtgaaggcagagggaggaaagcTGGAGAGAAAGGAGGCAAAGCGGGGGCTCAAGGGGGAGCCAGGAAGGCTCAAAAGTGA
- the tmie gene encoding transmembrane inner ear expressed protein isoform X1: MVGDQPVCPPHLLLRGWGAVLLSQCLSSAFSQIPDPELLPTDPPKKPDPVTSETVVFWGLRLWQVIGIFAVFGLAVVITLCCIFKCRIPRTKKEIEARHVQRQAAKKYANTLETVPPLNELTEIPGSALDASAVQTVSEQVRPQSTDNSQLSVVRVSEEQSSSLSLPETA, from the exons ATGGTCGGGGATCAGCCTGTATGTCCACCTCACCTCCTGCTGCGGGGCTGGGGAGCAGTGCTGCTGTCTCAGTGCTTGTCCTCCGCGTTCTCCCAGATCCCGGACCCTGAG CTTTTACCTACAGATCCCCCAAAGAAGCCGGACCCTGTGACCTCCGAGACCGTTGTGTTCTGGGGGCTGAGGCTATGGCAGGTCATTGGCATCTTTGCAGTGTTTGGTTTGGCAGTTG TTATCACCCTGTGTTGTATATTCAAATGTCGAATCCCAAGGACCAAAAAGGAAATAGAGGCGCGGCACGTGCAAAGGCAGGCAGCGAAGAAATACGCCAACACATTAGAGACAGTGCCACCTCTGAACGAGCTGACCGAGATCCCAGGAT CTGCCCTCGATGCCTCTGCAGTACAGACCGTGTCTGAGCAGGTCCGACCTCAAAGTACAGACAACAGCCAGCTCTCAGTAGTCAGGGTCAGCGAGGAGCAGTCCAGCTCCCTCAGTTTGCCTGAGACGGCATAa